In Kitasatospora gansuensis, a genomic segment contains:
- a CDS encoding DUF1775 domain-containing protein, giving the protein MNRYRSLARVATPIAALAGVVLLGGPAFAHTGVTSQQAQALAVDAVLSFKAAGESDTAGIDEVQVVLPAGIAPADVSLVKAPEGWTFKPGAEGFTVAGPGLAPGKNAEYQVKVRQLPDAQQVVFKTLVMYTDTQVDRWIEVPQGGSEPKNPAPVLKLAKAAPGAVVLAAPSPSPSPTPSPTPTPTLSPSVAAPTAASAAPVPAAKSADQGNGAVVIGAVAVLLVAVGGVIWWRRRSADS; this is encoded by the coding sequence ATGAACCGTTACCGCTCGCTCGCCCGCGTCGCCACCCCGATAGCCGCCCTGGCCGGGGTGGTGCTGCTCGGCGGTCCCGCCTTCGCGCACACCGGGGTCACCTCCCAGCAGGCCCAGGCCCTCGCGGTGGACGCGGTGCTGTCGTTCAAGGCCGCGGGGGAGTCGGACACCGCCGGGATCGACGAGGTACAGGTGGTGCTGCCGGCCGGGATCGCGCCGGCCGACGTGAGTCTGGTGAAGGCGCCCGAGGGCTGGACGTTCAAGCCGGGGGCCGAGGGCTTCACGGTGGCCGGGCCCGGCCTGGCGCCGGGGAAGAACGCCGAGTACCAGGTGAAGGTGCGTCAGCTGCCGGATGCGCAGCAGGTGGTGTTCAAGACCCTGGTGATGTACACCGACACCCAGGTGGACCGCTGGATCGAGGTCCCGCAGGGCGGCAGTGAGCCGAAGAACCCGGCGCCGGTGCTCAAGCTGGCCAAGGCCGCGCCGGGCGCCGTGGTGCTGGCCGCACCGAGCCCGAGCCCGAGTCCCACCCCGTCGCCGACCCCGACCCCGACCCTGTCGCCTTCGGTGGCAGCTCCCACCGCCGCCAGCGCCGCTCCGGTGCCGGCCGCGAAGTCGGCCGACCAGGGCAACGGCGCGGTCGTCATCGGTGCCGTAGCGGTGCTGCTGGTCGCCGTCGGC